The following proteins come from a genomic window of Panthera leo isolate Ple1 chromosome E2, P.leo_Ple1_pat1.1, whole genome shotgun sequence:
- the KLHL36 gene encoding kelch-like protein 36, with product MMEGSRQTRVSRPYKISESSKVYHWADHSTTVLQRLNEQRLRGLFCDIVLVADEQRVPAHRNLLAVCSDYFNSMFTIGMREAFQKEVELVGASYIGLKAVVDFLYGGELALDGGNIDYILETAHLLQIWTVVDFCCEYLEQEVSEDNYLYLQELASIYSLKRLDAFIDGFILSHFGTLSFTPDFLQNVSMQKLCVYLSSSQVQRECEHDLLQAALQWLTQQPEREAHAYQVLENIHFPLIPKNDLLHRVKPAVCSLLPREANCEGFIEEAVRYHNSLAAQPVMQTKRTALRTNEERLLFVGGEVSERCLELSDDTCYLDAKSEQWVKETPLPARRSHHCVAVLGGFIFIAGGSFSRDNGGDAASNLLYRYDPRCKQWIKVASMNQRRVDFYLASIEDMLVAVGGRNENGALSSVETYSPKTDSWSYVAGLPRFTYGHAGAIYKDFVYISGGHDYQIGPYRKNLLCYDHRTDVWEERRPMTTARGWHSMCSLGDSIYSIGGSDDSIESMERFDVLGVEAYSPQCNQWTRVAPLLHANSESGVAVWQGRIYVLGGYSWESTAFSKTVQVYDRDKDAWSRGTDLPKAIAGVSACVCALKPRLEDKKKKGKGKRHQDRGQRPRAPPPPLGLEGPRAPPPPAGGRRPATTP from the exons GTGTACCACTGGGCCGACCACTCGACCACGGTGCTGCAGCGGCTGAACGAGCAGCGTCTCCGCGGCCTCTTCTGCGACATCGTCCTGGTGGCGGACGAGCAGCGCGTGCCGGCCCACCGCAACCTGCTGGCCGTGTGCAGCGACTACTTCAACTCCATGTTCACCATCGGCATGCGCGAGGCCTTCCAGAAGGAGGTGGAGCTCGTGGGCGCCTCGTACATCGGGCTCAAGGCCGTGGTGGACTTCCTGTACGGCGGGGAGCTGGCGCTGGACGGCGGCAACATCGACTACATCCTGGAGACGGCGCACCTGCTGCAGATCTGGACGGTGGTGGACTTCTGCTGCGAGTACCTGGAGCAGGAGGTGAGCGAGGACAACTACCTGTACCTGCAGGAGCTGGCCTCCATCTACAGCCTCAAGCGGCTCGACGCCTTCATCGACGGCTTCATCCTGAGCCACTTCGGCACGCTGTCCTTCACGCCCGACTTCCTGCAGAACGTCTCCATGCAGAAGCTGTGCGTCTACCTGAGCAGCAGCCAGGTGCAGCGGGAGTGCGAGCACGACCTGCTGCAGGCCGCCCTGCAGTGGCTGACGCAGCAGCCGGAGCGCGAGGCCCACGCCTACCAGGTGCTGGAGAACATCCACTTCCCGCTCATCCCCAAGAACGACCTGCTGCACCGCGTCAAGCCGGCCGTGTGCTCGCTGCTGCCCCGGGAGGCCAACTGCGAGGGCTTCATCGAGGAGGCGGTGCGCTACCACAACAGCCTGGCGGCCCAGCCGGTCATGCAGACCAAGCGCACGGCGCTCCGCACCAACGAGGAGCGCCTCCTGTTCGTGGGCGGCGAGGTCTCCGAGCGGTGTCTGGAGCTCAGCGATGACACCTGCTACCTGGACGCCAAGAGCGAGCAGTGGGTCAAGGAGACGCCCCTGCCGGCCCGGCGGAGCCACCACTGCGTCGCCGTGCTGGGGGGGTTCATCTTCATCGCCGGCGGCAGCTTCTCCCGGGACAACGGAGGGGATGCGGCGTCCAATCTTCTTTATAGGTATGACCCCCGCTGTAAACAGTGGATCAAG GTGGCCTCCATGAACCAGCGCCGTGTGGACTTCTACCTGGCCTCCATCGAAGACATGCTGGTGGCCGTCGGTGGCCGGAACGAGAACGGAGCTCTTTCTTCAGTGGAGACTTACAGCCCCAAGACCGACTCCTGGTCCTACGTGGCCGGCTTGCCGAG GTTCACCTACGGCCACGCGGGCGCCATCTACAAGGACTTCGTGTACATCTCGGGGGGGCACGACTACCAGATCGGCCCCTACCGCAAGAACCTGCTGTGCTACGACCACCGGACGGACGTGTGGGAGGAGCGGCGGCCCATGACCACGGCGCGCGGCTGGCACAGCATGTGCAGCCTGGGCGACAGCATCTACTCCATCGGCGGCAGCGACGACAGCATCGAGTCCATGGAGCGCTTCGACGTGCTGGGCGTGGAGGCCTACAGCCCGCAGTGCAACCAGTGGACCCGCGTGGCCCCCCTGCTGCACGCCAATAGCGAGTCGGGCGTGGCCGTGTGGCAGGGCCGCATCTACGTCCTGGGCGGCTACAGCTGGGAGAGCACGGCCTTCTCCAAGACCGTGCAGGTCTATGACCGCGACAAGGACGCGTGGAGCAGGGGCACCGACCTGCCCAAGGCCATCGCCGGCGTGTCTGCCTGCGTGTGCGCGCTGAAGCCGCGGCTGGAGGACAAGAAGAAGAAGGGCAAGGGCAAGAGGCACCAGGACCGGGGCCAgcgcccccgcgccccgccccccccgctgGGCCTCGAAgggccccgggccccgccgccCCCTGCCGGAGGCCGTAGACCAGCCACGACCCCGTAG